AAAACACCGCACTCCGGACTATAACGGGAATGTTCTCTGATGTCTTCCATCGAGCATCTGCACAGTGAGGTCCGCAAACTgtctgtaaaggagcataacaTACTTCTCTCCAAGCTGTTTCTGCTCGGATGTATTCGCTGAAACCAGCTCTGCAGTCCGCTGGAAGCGGAGTCGTCTCCCTGGAATATCAGGATAGCATTCCACCAACACGTCGACCAACTGGAACAATATATCGACCAAATTTCGGACGCGACCAATTTCCAATAGGCACAGAGCGCTACTCATAGTGAAaccattaacaaaaatttattgactCCATCCCAGTAAATGGCGTACCCATAGCATAATAAAAGCTCGAGTGACCCTAGCACAAATTCGTACAGGGTATTGTGGCAAGTTAAACCCCTATGATCCGAATCCGTAATAACGGCTCGTTTCCTGCGCCTACTAATGATACCATGATTTTGATGATAGTTAACTTATTGCTTCCCTCGCTACAACTAAAACAGCTCGAGCGGTATGGATCCTTCGTCTTTCCTCGTCGTCCCCTTGCCTATAAAAAGCGGTTCGGCCAACGAAAGAGCCCTCGTGTcaacaaaatctttatttataatAGTAGTTATAGATTCCGTATGtatgtttcttttatttaaactaCACTACAACAATTCATAAAAACTGATTAGATACCTATGAGCATTGTGAGCTTCAGCAcatctattttttatatttttttttaatgttttgtgtacaaatatgtagttcgtatatatttattttgtatatacatatatatttggtaGTATTTGTAGCCCTGAACTAATAACTTCATTTGCAGGCGTGGCAACGAATCGGTTGCACCCTTTCGAAAAAACAACCTATTTTTAATTGCGTTCTAAAAGAGGGAAAATAGTTTATAGAGCACTCTGAGAACTACACTCACTCCGATTATGGCACCTAAATTTAGGTTGGGTGATAATATCGATGTTGACAAAAAATTTACTGATTACTAATTATGAACTTTTTTCatctttcataattttaaataataataatataatttaaaatatcatatttttcacaaaagagtgataatttgaaatttttaagattgattttaaaaatatttatgcgtgaatttgctataaaatcatttgttcaattcacaacctgtcgtaaagcatcgtaaaatcgtaaaattataaatttttacacttgttttttttataattatacgattttacgatgccttacgacaggttgtgaattgaacaattgttCCTTCAAATATTAAGGATGTATGAATGTTATAAATAAGTTAAGTTAGCACATTTATCTAATaagtatgcaatttttttgttattaaatattaataatttaaacaattaacATTTGATTTCTTCGTTTTGCAGTCTCTTGTCATAGCAGGTCTCAGCGATTTGGCGCGTCCGGCTGAAACTCTTTCGGTGCCCCAGTGCGCAGCACTCGCCGCCACCGGTATCATTTGGTCACGTTACTCTTTGGTTATCATTCCCAAAAACTATAGTCTGTTCGCCGTCAATTTATTTGTCGGTTTGACACAAGTCGTTCAACTGGGTCGCGCATACAATTACCAAATGGAACAGAACAAACTGGCAGGTGAACAACCTGCGAAGAAGAGTGAATTGTAAATGGCTTTAATTTcgatttgtatataatattcaaatgtttgtacatacatatgtatataatgttaaTGAGACGCATGCTACCTACATTAATTATGCGGTAAGTGGTGGACACACACCATTAAGATCTAGAAAGGTGATTAATAtcgatttgctttatttgttaatttcagATCACTTTTCGATATTTTCTGtcactttacatatgtatatgtatgagtgataaaaatgtaattacgGCCAAAACAATCAGGCGGTGgcggtaataaaataaaaaaaaaaatagagcgAACGCAAAGCTCCTACTAATACATTTGTaggtacgtgtgtatgtatgtatgtaattttgtataCCCACATGCATAAGCAAGTTACTAATTGCACTTGAATGCAGAAAGTCAATGTCAATGCCGCAACATCCACGTGACTTCcccatatacaaaaatatacacacatgcttacatatgtaaatgacttAGCCAAACAACAAAACCGTTGGCCAGTAAAAGTGCTCAATATGTCGAAGCagtcatttattattatataatagtacTACAAAAACTGGTGATATAATTAAGTAGtgaattgtaaattaaataatattatcatgtccgaCTATACTAAAGctgaattaattttgaatttaaactacAACTAAGTTAAGAAAGCTAAACAAAAAGACCATCACAAAACAgcacaaaatatgcaaataaaaagatataaaacaCAATTTGTACAAAAGCTTCCCAATGAAAgtgaaattgtttgttttttctttcttttaatcTTTTGTTAATAACGTCAAACTATTGCAtattaaatagtaatttttttctcGTTTAATTAATTTGTCAATGCAGACCTTAACACACATGCCAAAGAGTTTAAAGTTTGTGTTTCAATCAATAACAAAGAACAGGTTTGAGCcaaagaaaaaacgaaaaagatatgtatgtacatttacataCTAATAcagatatttatgtacatacatacataagtcgTAAGAGGCTGCATAAGTTACATAGCATAGCATAGTACCCAATTAGCATCTAACATGGAAACAGCCATATGTAGATAAATGTGTtaattatatgtacatgcatacatacatatgtatttcaggCAATGAGAACTTATGTTTGTAGGATTACGagtaaaagttaaaaagaaaaacgttTTGCATGTGTACTTTAAGTCTCAATAAAGAAACGAACGAAACGAGTTTACGTGTATAATGTGTATTATTTCTGCGATTTGTGGTTATTAACCCCATTTACTATTCTACATAGTTACACagatatataataaatacatacatacatatattgagaaTAGTGcagtgcaaaataaaaaaattaagtttaatgcCCCGAATGAATGTAATCTCAATTCGAGTGAATGGTTGCTGGGACTTTGGCTGGTCATCTTGGAACATTGTTGTCAATCTTAAAGGCTTCTCACAGAAGGTGTACATAAAAAACACAATTCCGatgcaaatacatatgaatTGGAGATTCgaagcgaagccagatccttctccacctagtctttccaacggaatgttggtcttcctcttcctctgcttctcccggcgggtactgcgtcgaatactttcagagttggaggCTTTTCGACTATGCGtacgacataacctagccagcgcagccgctgtcaatgtcgtcgtgtaTCTCAGTCTAAAGTAGCGCcagttggcaaaagttattctgcgttgaatttcgaggcaCGTacctgacattgttgttgctattaatgctggttccaagatagacgaaattatctacaacttctaTGTTATgcctgtcaacagtgacgtggaagcctAGACGCGAGTGcctgctttgcttccttgtccagtggctgtacactcttgtagaagattgtaccttaagttctgcagctcgaattattttctccagcagcagattgaaaaagtcgcacgataggaagtcgccttatctgaaacctcgtttggtagcgaacggctcggagacgtccttcccgatcctgacggagcttttggtgttgctcaacgtcggtttacacagccgtattagttttgcggggataccaaattcagacattaaggctgctccttttcatgctgtcaaaagcagctgtGAAATTGAGATCCCTCTTGATCATTCCTAGCGAGCACAGTATTATCTCTGATTCTGAGCTTCTAACTTGGTGAAATCGTCTGCTCTTTCATAGAAAATACTCCCGTGACCTGGAACCCAAGTTATGGTCAAACGGGGTTGACCTGCCAGGGAGctcaaagtttttttcttttgatgaCTAGCAATACTCCTGGCTACCTGTAACTGTAACTTTCTGTATCCCCCTGTAGTTATTCAGTAGAACTCCACAGGAATTCCGCTTAGAGTGTTATAGCTGAGTTTGGTAAATGGATAGAGAAATATCAAAGTATACCCCCATCCTTACTGCGCAGCCCATTTTGAACCCATCAGTATAGATTGAGTTAGTATCCTCCTCCCCTACTTAATATATTCTTCGGCACAGGCTGCTCTCTGTATTCCCTTTATTTCTCTAATATTGTATTGTTTCTTCAATGCTGATCACCAAACCAGTGCctccatatataaaaattggtCTAATGACGTCCTTTTATATCCATATGACTTAATGGGTTTTAGACCCCATTTCCTAAATATTTTCTAGAACCTGTAATACACCatataatcttttttaattcGTTTCTTACTGATTGTGGAAAGAAACAGCCGTTGTACCATTAACACCAGGTCATCAGTACGTGCTATAGCTTCCACAGTTCCCACCCATAGAACCGGAAAAGGGCACgtcaaactgaacaatcggaatcaagttattatacag
The Bactrocera dorsalis isolate Fly_Bdor unplaced genomic scaffold, ASM2337382v1 BdCtg182, whole genome shotgun sequence DNA segment above includes these coding regions:
- the LOC105228525 gene encoding mitochondrial pyruvate carrier 2 → MASSAPPAAAPPPPPPPSATTAGKGFPNKIYNALIGSVDKHVPEKLRPLWQHPAGPKTVFFWAPLFKWSLVIAGLSDLARPAETLSVPQCAALAATGIIWSRYSLVIIPKNYSLFAVNLFVGLTQVVQLGRAYNYQMEQNKLAGEQPAKKSEL